The Spea bombifrons isolate aSpeBom1 chromosome 4, aSpeBom1.2.pri, whole genome shotgun sequence genome segment CAGAATCAATGTAGTCCTTCTTGCCAaggaagctgactggggttggCCATCTTTTACACAGTCAAAATCTTCATACTCTGCTTAGTCAGCACATCCCTCCTATTTGTGCATCATTGACGCATACAAACCTGGCAAGCAATTGCGCAGTGGCTGATGAGTGCCGAGTTTGTTGATAAAAGGAGCGCAGAAACAAGTCGTGTTTTGGGTGCATAGTATTAGGAAAACCTTATCTTTGATCTGTCACTTCCTCAAATCCCACATTTTACTGAACTAAAATACAGAAGAAAGCATGCTACATACATGGTGTAAAATAACTCaccatatgtgtgtatgatgggaTCAATTACCTTAGCATCTGTTCAGAGGGCGAGATAAACAGGAGGAAGTTAACTACAGGCCAGGAAACTAGATTTGCCAGACTCAattttcactttaaaaataTTCCCCTAATTTTAAAGCAAAACCTATAGGCTGAATTTAGCTGCactaaatgctgtaaaagccagttcctttttttataggtaGCAGCTCTGTGGGCTTGCATGTGAGATATGTGgaggaacattaaaaaaagtaaataactttgcatatggaaatcacCAAACCCATGGAATCCTGACAAAGATAGGCAATTCTTTAGTGCATTGCCTTTTGTAAATCTGTCAACctatacataaaaatgtttagcTTTATTGTACTGTGCaccaaaaagaagaaagaaagaaaaagactgAGTAACTACACACTGCAGAAGTTTGCGGAGAATTGTACAAACGATCCAATACTTTGCTggcctttatttttctttaaatagggGAACCAATATTACATAAATAGTAAGCAAAATTCAGAGGCAAAACAAGTTTCCAGAGAATTGAGCTACTACATGCTATACTCTTCTTCATGcagacaaacaaaaaataaaacaaaaattggtaaaaacatacagtaaaatccaagaaaaaaaattcttacatACACAAATCTAACAGTAATATTGTACCATAATTACTTCCATGCACACTTAGCAttacaaaattaagaaaaaaaaaggctctAGGAATATTTCAGATTAAAGCCGTTCCTATTTATTTTGTAGAGATTGGTCAAGCACTTTGAAAATATAAATTCCTATACACAGTGAGTAATTTCCttgaaatgaaaacttcttgggCAGGGATGAAGTTGGAGGAAAGATGAGGCATGGAAGCCAATATGCAGGTTGAATACTTGACAATGTAGCCCATAAGCCATACTTAACAGTTTTCTGAAAGTGGGCTTTAAAACAATGATTTTAAATACAGAACTGGgtgatataataaataaaaatactgcatATGAAACACTTCACTACATAGAACGCAGTCtagaacatttataaatattttacaaagttCTCATGAGTAGCTACTGACAATAATGCTGGCTTAATAGGAGGTGTGTGATGGATAGCACTACATGTGGCTAAATGGATGGTCACATACTGCTGTTACCTTGAGGTAGATAACACATGCATACCAAGATCTGAATTCTTTAGTTGCTGCTGGTATCATGTGTTCAAAGAAATGGATATGAATAACTGAACAATGCTCCATGTTTAGGGAATTTCAAAGAAAGTGGAGAGGAGGAGTCCAAAAACTGGACATTTCCATGCATTTATAACATATCTCACTGTGTAAATATCAaggcaagttaaaaaaagaaagttgaaAAACAGATCAGTTGATGTTTATACTTCATTTAGTGCATGTTCCTGTGTCCGCATTGCATTTTATTGTGTGCAAATGCCATACCAGtttaaaattaatgttttagaaAGTAATTCTTGTAAAAACTTCTATATAGCTCAGAATataagacaatatttttttatatttttttcaacaaaatgtttttttttttctttttttagactGCAGCACCAGGAGGTCTGCCATCTTCTGTGGAGGAGAATGGCCTGGTTTGCGGGATCCTGCCGATTCCCATTGTAACCTTATTCCTGCATTCCACACAAAGACGGGGGCTCCCGAGTGCACACTGCACCGATGCTTACAGGGATTTTACCCctcaaaaacaaatattttatgccAAAAGTGCCAATTTGTAGGATGCTTTTTGCcataaaaagtgtgttttagattctaaaaaaatatgataaacgtaaatggtaaaaaatattttttttaaaaaaatcatatggtggacacacaaaaaaataaaaaaaacaacaaacaagaCAACATAtgaagaatgaaaaaaagaaaaagcaagtgTTTTAGTTTAGATGTTTCAGAATGCTGCTGTACGTTTCGTGGGGGATTTTAGGAGATGATTTTAGGGCAGAAGGTGCCAACGTGGCTTGTATCGATTTAAGAGGCGAGCCAACAGGATTGTGAAACTGAGGAATACCTATGCATTCAAGCTGCTTACTAAGTAGGATATCTCCACTAAAGCTAAATAACCCTTCATCTCTTTCTTTGCCACCAACGTCTGGCTCTACTGCTGGTTCTGGTTCCAATACTTCTGACTCATCTCgtttactaaaaaaattatCTAAGTAACTTGTGTATGGGTTTTCCTTTTCGACATGATCATCTTTCCTTACTTCGCAACAAAACTGATCAATAAGGAAACTGTCTTCACCGTTTACAAGCTGGCTGTCCCAGGAATTTTGGTTAAGGGCACCCAACTGTGCCAAATTGGCCATTCCTTTCTCCTGTTTTTCCCGGCTTACAGACTTTGAAACCAAGTTCTTCAATTCAAGTTGAGGAACAGAGCTATTTAAATCATTAAGTTTGTCAACGCTGCAAGAATCATGTTGCATACTAAGCTGAATAGTGCTCGCTATGAATGAATCAAAGTCAAACTCGCTACgcttttccctttctttctcaACCAGCTGCTGTGAAGCATCTTCAAGTGCTATCTGAGCCTTCACCAAGCCATTTCTTTCACATTTAGATTTGCCCTTCTTATCTACCTTCTCCTTATTTTGCTCCTTCCAGTTAGAAAGATCTATTATAAGTTTTGGTTCATAATAATGATTAACTTCACTCTCCCTCCAAACTAAATTTTCTAGGTAAGAGGATGACCTCATTTTGTAATTACACGTATGGCTACATTCCAGATcacaatatttgttttcatgATGGTCTGAATATTGCCAACAAGGTTCAGTAGAAAAGTAGGGATCAAATGCAGGGTCATCCAGATATTTTTCACAATCCCCATCCAGATATTTGCGAGGGTCTACTTGAACTTCTTCCTCATCACTGCCATCAGACAGAGCCCTGGGATCACGCTGAACTTCATCAGCTTCAAAATTATTATGTATAGGCAAATCATGGTCTGAATACTGGCATTCATGATATCTGTAAGGGggaatatacaaaatattaaacataagcTATTTATtccatatttgtattttgaatTGGGTTTTCATCACACTATAGattaaagttatatataaaagataggAGGTCTACATATGGAGCAAAGACCAAGGAAACCAATTAAATAAGCTTTAGGCAATAAGctaaacagttcttaaaaaataGTCAGTTTAGTTTCTCAAACCATTGACACtccccaaaaaaacacagattatGTTAACtctttagagggttaaaataaattgaagAATGATTAGGTGCACTGCAGTTTcagtaagaaaagaaaacattttataccTTTCCCAGTTATAGATGTGGCTGTCATCCATCAACAATATATCATCTACCTCATCTTCAATATGAAATGGATGGCTGGAAATTGGCTCATCAGTTGGGAAGGAATATATGCTCATGTATGGGTGGGACAAGGCTTCTTCTGCTGTTAGTCTGTCCATAGGACTAAACGTCAAAATTTGTTCCAGGAAATCCAATGCTAATggtgaaacaaaacaaatgagtaACAGCCTGATATGGTACAACAGGGTATAAGCACAAAACATGGGTTTTCATTGCTTTAATGTTTACCTTCAGGGCTGATGCCTGGAAGTAATTTTGTTAGAGGCTTATGTGGCTCTGACATATCATTTTTTATGTAGACTGGGATTACACTGAGGAGCTCTTGTCTGTCTTCTTCGTGCACGACTGGAATGGATTCCAGAATCAGCTGCATCTGTTCAAGTTCATGTGCaccttaaagaaacaaaagaaatctaGCTTTAGACTTACATTCTCTATTGCTGGCTTTCTTCACAGTACATCATGCCCAAAGACGTTTGATTACGTAGCAAAAAGGTCTCAATTGGATACATGAAACTGTAGCAAACTCATTAATCAAATCAGTACAAATTGTACATTGAGTAAAACAAAAGAGGTAGTAATTTCATTCATGCACACAAATTCACGGGGTACCAAAGAACCATCAGTGCTCCTAATAACACCCCCTTCCTAACTTGGTAGTTGCCATGTGTAAGTGAATAATAGTAGAGGGATCAAAGGAATTGGAGATTAAAGGCTATTCTCCACCTACTACGACAAAGTCTTAGACCAAATAGAACTTTTTTGCAATTGTGTGTCACAGACTATGATTGTCACGAACATGACCTATACATATGTAAAGTATTTAGAGAGTATTATGTACAGATGATGAACTCATCGACACAGCAAAGTGAGACAG includes the following:
- the MAPK6 gene encoding mitogen-activated protein kinase 6, whose protein sequence is MAEKFESLMNIHGFDLGSRYMDLKPLGYGGNGLVFSAVDNDCDKRVAVKKIVLTDPQSVKHALREIKIIRRLDHENIVKVFEILGPNGCQLTDDVSSLTELNCVYIVQEYMETDLSKLLEQGPLREEHARLFMYQILRGLKYIHSANVLHRDLKPANLFINTEDLVVRVGDFGLARIMDPHYSHKGHLSEGLVTKWYRSPRLLLSPNNYTKAIDMWAAGCIFAEMLTGKTLFAGAHELEQMQLILESIPVVHEEDRQELLSVIPVYIKNDMSEPHKPLTKLLPGISPEALDFLEQILTFSPMDRLTAEEALSHPYMSIYSFPTDEPISSHPFHIEDEVDDILLMDDSHIYNWERYHECQYSDHDLPIHNNFEADEVQRDPRALSDGSDEEEVQVDPRKYLDGDCEKYLDDPAFDPYFSTEPCWQYSDHHENKYCDLECSHTCNYKMRSSSYLENLVWRESEVNHYYEPKLIIDLSNWKEQNKEKVDKKGKSKCERNGLVKAQIALEDASQQLVEKEREKRSEFDFDSFIASTIQLSMQHDSCSVDKLNDLNSSVPQLELKNLVSKSVSREKQEKGMANLAQLGALNQNSWDSQLVNGEDSFLIDQFCCEVRKDDHVEKENPYTSYLDNFFSKRDESEVLEPEPAVEPDVGGKERDEGLFSFSGDILLSKQLECIGIPQFHNPVGSPLKSIQATLAPSALKSSPKIPHETYSSILKHLN